In Pelecanus crispus isolate bPelCri1 chromosome Z, bPelCri1.pri, whole genome shotgun sequence, the following are encoded in one genomic region:
- the TICAM2 gene encoding LOW QUALITY PROTEIN: TIR domain-containing adapter molecule 2 (The sequence of the model RefSeq protein was modified relative to this genomic sequence to represent the inferred CDS: inserted 1 base in 1 codon; deleted 2 bases in 1 codon; substituted 3 bases at 3 genomic stop codons) codes for MVPPWEDLHYLKREQQKANSLSTGLRDSKPINELCSLSAEIREPTSRASGVCSSNETTQAVFCKFVILHADNVADESIQIQNLLQNKSCVKSGKIFAEIPCSERALENLSDAVNGSAWTIMLLTKXFXMDQKFVFQSYTAFANALNSINXNSVIPVMPLNNPLAQEKTFFFFFSFFALQAVNALXEDSPGFAKQVEKIFQEST; via the exons ATGGTTCCTCCATGGGAGGACCTCCATTACCTGAAAAG AGAGCAACAAAAGGCTAACAGCCTGAGCACAGGTCTAAGAGACTCCAAGCCAATTAATGAACTGTGCAGCCTCTCTGCTGAAATCAGAGAGCCCACAAGCAGGGCTTCAGGAGTTTGCAGCAGTAATGAGACTACTCAGGCTGTTTTCTGTAAGTTTGTGATTCTGCATGCTGACAATGTTGCAGATGAATCCATCCAGATCCAGAACCTGCTGCAGAATAAATCTTGTGTTAAATCTGGAAAAATCTTTGCAGAGATACCTTGTAGTGAACGTGCCTTGGAAAACTTAAGTGATGCTGTGAATGGCTCAGCATGGACTATTATGCTACTGACAA TTTTCTGAATGGATCAGAAATTTGTGTTTCAGTCTTACACTGCCTTTGCCAATGCTCTTAACAGCATAAATTAAAACTCTGTGATACCTGTGATGCCACTGAATAACCCACTTGCCCAAGagaagaccttttttttttttttttcc ttttttgctttgcaggctGTTAATGCACTGTAAGAGGATAGTCCTGGCTTTGCAAAACAAGTGGAGAAAATTTTCCAGGAGTCTACATAG